A single region of the Mycoplasma mycoides subsp. mycoides SC str. PG1 genome encodes:
- a CDS encoding PTS sugar transporter subunit IIA, with translation MLFKKELVTYIDTKITSWQQAIQVANELLVKNHYVDDDFSKEIIELTNKIGPYYIIASQIALLHLTPKEKWKDKNNAISLTVFKYPIIFKQEQRYHVKYCLSLFAKDNHSHIDLLQKFAILFNNKDFINELEKVNNTQDILIVLQKYDR, from the coding sequence ATGCTATTTAAAAAAGAACTTGTAACTTATATAGATACAAAAATCACTTCTTGACAACAAGCTATACAAGTTGCTAATGAATTATTAGTAAAAAATCATTATGTTGATGATGATTTTTCAAAAGAAATAATAGAACTAACAAATAAAATAGGTCCATATTATATCATTGCTTCACAAATAGCTTTACTTCATCTAACACCAAAAGAAAAATGAAAAGATAAAAATAATGCTATTAGTTTAACTGTTTTTAAATATCCTATAATTTTTAAACAAGAACAAAGATATCACGTTAAATATTGTCTGTCATTATTTGCAAAAGATAATCATTCACATATTGATCTTTTACAAAAATTTGCAATTTTATTTAATAATAAAGATTTTATAAATGAATTAGAAAAAGTTAATAACACACAAGATATATTAATAGTTTTACAAAAATATGATAGATAG
- a CDS encoding ABC transporter ATP-binding protein, whose translation MVGNVFEKLRANVKMKSDKYSIVVDNFYKKFKDIEIGPFSFNIEKGKITALLGSSGSGKSVFINSLLGTSINYQGNIFINQKERKDSDSIQNNSDIGFYSQMDFSLYSISAYDFLYNMCYVMGLEQKLVKTRLEYWLKKFDLWEYKDKPLKSFSWGMKNRVNLILCFIKEPRILVCDEPGASLDSHWRNQIYKILDEFRRKSNSTIILTVHNINEVYDIIENFVILEKGKLLFCGTKQELNLYKKTKITFENNILLDEVEKILNQNDILTFNLDSDSNSLVIGLKEHQVFSDALNILEKNNFQIKSIASLSINIDAIKKALEDKITKHQPKYQPDINLNSNFNQSISFDKTLNNSNVTNQRDSAFEQLEVEILDNNNNNNNNNNNNNNNNNNNNNNNNNNNNNNNNNIQSVNLINNLLQKTFLNMFNEINNLKQQVNQSNLDNYEFFVDELKAQINSVSEIKKDFLDKIDQLNTDQSSVLDLKDFISKQTNKINHTLYKEIKNMNNPCKTKLKNHFDSFKSSSPLNDQFDQLKDQISYLKSQIHQNNSNDVNQFLKNEEFNRLKSDILSQKQELEEFKKELYFEKMLNEKLESFDSKLKQKESILELERLKQEIKDEQNKLREMLLLEKLVNN comes from the coding sequence ATGGTAGGAAATGTTTTTGAAAAACTACGTGCTAATGTGAAAATGAAAAGTGATAAATATAGTATAGTAGTTGATAATTTTTATAAAAAGTTTAAAGATATAGAAATTGGTCCGTTTTCATTTAATATTGAAAAAGGGAAAATTACTGCTTTATTAGGAAGTAGTGGATCTGGTAAAAGTGTATTTATTAACTCACTACTAGGAACAAGTATTAATTATCAAGGAAACATTTTTATTAATCAAAAAGAAAGAAAAGATAGCGATTCAATCCAAAATAATTCTGATATTGGATTTTATTCACAAATGGACTTTTCTTTGTACTCAATCTCAGCTTATGATTTTTTATATAATATGTGCTATGTTATGGGTTTAGAACAAAAACTAGTTAAAACCAGACTAGAATATTGATTGAAAAAATTTGATTTATGAGAATATAAAGATAAACCTTTAAAAAGCTTTTCATGAGGGATGAAAAATCGTGTTAACTTAATTTTATGTTTTATAAAAGAACCTAGAATTTTAGTATGCGATGAACCTGGAGCTAGCTTAGATTCTCATTGAAGAAATCAAATTTATAAAATCTTAGATGAATTTAGAAGAAAATCAAATAGTACAATAATTTTAACTGTTCATAATATAAATGAAGTTTATGATATTATAGAAAACTTTGTAATTTTAGAAAAAGGTAAATTACTATTTTGTGGTACTAAACAAGAACTAAATTTGTATAAAAAAACAAAGATTACATTCGAAAATAATATATTACTAGATGAAGTAGAAAAAATTTTAAATCAAAATGATATTTTAACTTTTAATCTAGATAGTGATTCTAATTCTTTAGTAATTGGTTTAAAAGAACATCAAGTTTTTAGTGATGCTTTAAATATTTTAGAAAAAAACAATTTTCAAATAAAAAGTATTGCTAGTTTATCTATTAATATTGATGCAATTAAAAAAGCTTTAGAAGATAAGATCACTAAACATCAACCTAAATATCAACCAGATATTAATTTAAACTCTAATTTTAACCAATCAATTAGTTTTGATAAAACTTTAAATAATTCAAATGTAACCAATCAGCGTGATTCAGCTTTTGAACAATTAGAAGTTGAGATATTAGATAATAACAATAATAATAACAATAATAATAACAATAATAATAACAATAATAATAACAATAATAATAACAATAATAATAACAATAATAATAACAATAATAATATTCAATCAGTTAATTTAATTAATAATTTATTGCAAAAAACATTTTTAAATATGTTTAATGAAATCAATAATTTAAAACAACAAGTTAATCAAAGCAATCTAGATAACTATGAATTTTTTGTAGATGAACTAAAAGCTCAAATTAATAGTGTTAGTGAAATTAAAAAAGATTTTTTAGACAAAATAGATCAACTAAATACTGATCAAAGTAGTGTTTTAGATTTAAAAGATTTTATTAGTAAACAAACTAATAAAATTAATCACACACTTTATAAAGAAATTAAAAATATGAATAATCCTTGTAAAACTAAACTAAAAAATCATTTTGATTCTTTTAAAAGTAGTTCACCTTTAAATGATCAATTTGATCAATTAAAAGATCAAATTTCTTATTTAAAATCTCAAATTCATCAAAATAACTCTAATGATGTTAATCAGTTTTTAAAAAATGAAGAATTTAATAGACTAAAGTCTGATATTTTATCTCAAAAACAAGAACTAGAAGAATTTAAAAAAGAGCTTTATTTTGAAAAAATGCTTAATGAAAAACTAGAAAGTTTTGATAGTAAACTAAAACAAAAAGAAAGTATTTTAGAATTAGAAAGACTAAAACAAGAAATTAAAGATGAACAAAATAAATTACGTGAAATGTTACTTTTAGAAAAACTGGTTAATAACTAA
- a CDS encoding deoxynucleoside kinase, which yields MKIAIFGTVGAGKSTISAEISKKLGYEIFKEPVEENPYFEQYYKDLKKTVFKMQIYMLTARSKQLKQAKNLENIIFDRTLLEDPIFMKVNYDLNNVDQTDYNTYIDFYNNVVLENLKIPENKLSFDIVIYLRVSTKTAISRIKKRGRSEELLIGEEYWETLNKNYEEFYKQNVYDFPFFVVDAELDVKTQIELIMNKLNSIKNPN from the coding sequence ATGAAAATTGCAATTTTTGGTACTGTTGGAGCTGGTAAATCAACAATTTCAGCTGAAATTAGTAAAAAATTAGGATATGAGATTTTTAAAGAACCAGTTGAAGAAAATCCCTATTTTGAACAATACTATAAAGATTTAAAAAAGACTGTTTTTAAAATGCAAATTTACATGTTAACAGCTAGATCTAAACAATTAAAACAAGCAAAAAACTTAGAAAACATTATTTTTGATAGAACTTTATTAGAAGATCCTATATTTATGAAAGTTAATTATGACTTAAATAATGTTGATCAAACTGACTATAATACATATATTGATTTTTATAATAATGTTGTTTTAGAAAACTTAAAAATTCCTGAAAACAAACTAAGTTTTGATATTGTTATTTATTTAAGAGTTTCAACTAAAACTGCAATTAGTAGAATTAAAAAAAGAGGAAGAAGTGAAGAATTACTAATTGGTGAAGAATACTGAGAGACTTTAAATAAAAACTATGAAGAGTTTTACAAACAAAATGTTTATGATTTTCCTTTTTTTGTAGTTGATGCTGAATTAGATGTTAAAACTCAAATAGAATTAATTATGAATAAGTTAAACTCAATAAAAAATCCAAATTAG
- a CDS encoding PTS ascorbate-specific subunit IIBC — translation MEFGKYVLNFFTEFIGTPAILVALFAFIGSLLQKKKFTESLTSTIKTAIGFLIIGGGAGIIAGSIQKLGFAFNLLFQRSGAIANNDVLPGLFLNTSKIVLTGSLIMICAMFLNIVLARISKFKYIYLTGHVLFYFSTMFASVMHVAGLNLDEVKNLTTVVISGALLVSIYMVLTPALLNNHVIRITKNDNLALGHTGSLGYWLSAIIGLGITKISKKPSRSTEDVNFPKGLAFLRNTNVAIGITMLLLYLIIYFTTFIVHGYEQMVAHKIIDNGKDVFVQGLLQSLTFAAGVEIVLIGVRMFIAEIIPSFQGISQKVVPDAKPALDCPIVFPYAPNAVLIGFISSFIGGIIAMGITILIVNLKGINVDIWIIIIPSIVPHFFVGATCGVFGNSTGGIKGAVIGSFVNGLIISFVPFLFIGLQLIPNISNNNQHIAWGDGDFLLGLPIGALLRLIGVKSAIWVLLIISIISWLILPIYSFLTKKINLVKKLDNNNKDEIINKDQKLISKYDLKKQYKIVAVCGQGLGSSLLIEMNLKNVIKELDLPIQITHTNLNSFDPTDETILAVVCGIDLQNSINFERKIVLENLLDQDQAKQKIKEFLS, via the coding sequence ATGGAGTTTGGAAAATATGTTTTAAATTTTTTTACAGAATTTATTGGAACCCCAGCAATATTAGTAGCACTATTTGCTTTTATTGGTTCTTTATTACAAAAAAAGAAATTTACAGAAAGTTTGACTTCAACAATTAAAACAGCTATTGGGTTTTTAATTATTGGTGGTGGAGCTGGTATTATTGCTGGGTCTATTCAAAAACTAGGTTTTGCTTTTAATTTGTTATTTCAAAGATCTGGAGCTATTGCAAATAATGATGTTTTACCAGGTCTATTTTTAAATACTTCAAAAATAGTTCTAACTGGATCACTAATTATGATTTGTGCTATGTTTTTAAATATAGTTTTAGCCAGAATTAGTAAATTTAAATATATTTATTTAACAGGTCATGTTTTATTTTATTTTTCAACAATGTTTGCAAGTGTAATGCATGTTGCTGGTCTAAATTTAGATGAAGTAAAAAATTTAACAACCGTAGTAATTTCTGGAGCTTTATTAGTTTCTATTTATATGGTGTTAACCCCAGCCTTATTAAATAATCATGTTATTAGAATTACTAAAAATGATAATTTAGCACTAGGACATACTGGTTCACTTGGTTATTGATTATCAGCAATTATTGGATTAGGAATAACAAAAATTAGTAAAAAACCATCACGTTCTACTGAAGATGTTAATTTTCCAAAAGGACTAGCATTTTTAAGAAATACTAACGTAGCTATTGGTATAACTATGTTATTGCTTTATTTGATAATTTACTTTACTACTTTTATAGTTCATGGATATGAGCAAATGGTAGCTCATAAAATTATTGATAATGGAAAAGATGTTTTTGTACAAGGGTTATTACAATCTTTAACATTTGCAGCAGGAGTTGAAATTGTTTTAATTGGAGTAAGAATGTTTATTGCTGAAATTATTCCATCATTTCAAGGGATTTCACAAAAAGTAGTTCCAGATGCAAAACCAGCTTTAGATTGTCCAATTGTATTTCCTTATGCACCAAATGCAGTTCTAATTGGGTTTATTTCATCATTTATTGGTGGAATTATAGCAATGGGGATAACAATTTTAATTGTTAATTTAAAAGGAATTAATGTAGATATTTGAATTATTATTATTCCAAGTATTGTTCCACACTTTTTTGTTGGTGCTACTTGTGGGGTTTTTGGAAATTCAACAGGTGGTATTAAAGGAGCTGTTATTGGTTCTTTTGTTAATGGATTAATTATTTCATTTGTTCCGTTCTTATTTATTGGTTTACAATTAATTCCAAACATTTCTAATAACAATCAACATATTGCTTGAGGAGATGGAGACTTTTTATTAGGGTTACCAATTGGAGCTTTATTAAGATTAATTGGAGTTAAAAGTGCTATTTGAGTTTTACTAATAATTAGTATAATAAGTTGATTAATCTTACCAATTTATAGTTTTTTAACTAAAAAAATTAATTTAGTTAAAAAACTAGATAATAACAATAAAGATGAAATTATTAATAAAGATCAAAAGCTTATATCAAAATATGATCTTAAAAAACAATATAAAATAGTTGCTGTTTGTGGTCAAGGTTTAGGTTCATCATTGCTAATTGAAATGAATTTAAAAAATGTTATTAAAGAATTAGATTTACCAATACAAATAACACATACTAATTTAAATTCATTTGATCCAACTGATGAAACTATATTAGCTGTAGTTTGTGGAATAGATTTGCAAAATAGTATTAACTTTGAACGTAAAATTGTTTTAGAAAATCTTTTAGATCAAGATCAAGCTAAACAAAAGATTAAGGAATTTTTAAGTTAA
- a CDS encoding YebC/PmpR family DNA-binding transcriptional regulator codes for MGRAHEVRAASMAKTAAKKSAANGRAAKEIYMAAKQGGTDPNSNLALRSVIDKAKANQIPRDVIERAIKRAMGGDAENYVSNRYEGIGPSNVAILVDTLTSNVNRAAAMIREVFNKNKGNPDGKVSFLFEDVAMFAFKNKKEDEVLEALMSDEVEINDLICEDDTIIIYAPFKAYNSVKHSLDKLNIDEYLISEIRAIPIDKRIEIKDEQAKLQLQTLLDKLDELEDVQNVYHNAEL; via the coding sequence ATGGGAAGAGCACATGAAGTAAGAGCCGCTTCAATGGCTAAGACTGCTGCTAAAAAATCTGCAGCAAACGGAAGAGCAGCAAAAGAAATTTATATGGCTGCAAAACAAGGTGGAACTGATCCAAATTCAAATTTAGCTTTAAGATCTGTAATTGATAAAGCTAAAGCTAATCAAATACCAAGAGATGTAATTGAAAGAGCAATTAAAAGAGCTATGGGTGGAGATGCTGAAAATTATGTATCTAATAGGTATGAAGGAATAGGTCCATCTAATGTAGCAATTTTAGTTGATACTTTAACAAGTAATGTTAATAGAGCAGCTGCTATGATTAGAGAAGTTTTTAATAAAAATAAAGGTAATCCTGATGGAAAAGTAAGCTTTTTATTTGAAGATGTAGCAATGTTTGCTTTTAAAAATAAAAAAGAAGATGAAGTTTTAGAAGCTTTAATGAGTGATGAAGTTGAAATTAATGATTTAATTTGTGAAGATGACACTATTATTATTTATGCTCCTTTTAAAGCTTATAATAGTGTAAAACACTCATTAGATAAATTAAATATTGATGAATATTTAATTTCAGAAATTAGAGCTATTCCAATTGATAAAAGAATAGAAATTAAAGATGAGCAAGCTAAATTACAATTACAAACTTTATTAGATAAATTAGATGAACTAGAAGACGTACAAAACGTTTATCACAATGCTGAGTTGTAG
- the scpB gene encoding SMC-Scp complex subunit ScpB, whose amino-acid sequence MNQQYSAIIEGLLFIYGDDGISLLDIQTVLDNLKPTEIKEIIIQLNKKYLSDPSTAFCIQTYKKNNYRLQTKPELHEYFAKLEQYNENKKLSHSTIEVLSIIAYKQPITKQQIDEIRNVDSTYQLYKLREKKLIKVVGKDLENNRSNLYGITDNFFKVFNIKGGIEELPTISDDDIKQAIENNNEIKQEQQNLDLYGNIDDFNLDSQNE is encoded by the coding sequence ATGAATCAACAATATAGTGCTATTATTGAAGGGTTATTGTTTATTTATGGTGATGATGGTATTTCTTTATTAGATATTCAAACTGTTTTAGATAATTTAAAACCAACTGAAATTAAAGAAATCATTATCCAATTAAATAAAAAATATTTATCAGATCCATCTACTGCTTTTTGTATTCAAACTTATAAAAAAAATAATTACAGATTACAAACAAAACCTGAATTACACGAATATTTTGCTAAATTAGAACAATATAATGAAAATAAGAAATTATCTCATTCAACTATAGAAGTTTTATCAATTATTGCATACAAACAACCAATTACAAAACAACAAATTGATGAAATTAGAAATGTTGATTCAACTTATCAACTATATAAACTAAGAGAAAAAAAACTAATTAAAGTAGTTGGAAAAGATCTTGAAAATAATAGAAGTAATTTGTATGGAATAACAGATAACTTTTTTAAAGTGTTTAATATTAAAGGTGGAATAGAAGAACTACCAACAATTAGTGATGATGATATTAAACAAGCTATAGAAAATAATAATGAAATAAAACAAGAACAACAAAATCTTGATTTGTATGGTAATATTGATGATTTTAATTTAGATAGTCAAAATGAATAG
- a CDS encoding lipoprotein, translated as MKKLLTLLGSVGLIASTSTAVVACGDRSNTEMNNSGTSDKPADSGKPADYDDSGHILNL; from the coding sequence ATGAAAAAATTGTTAACTTTATTAGGTTCAGTAGGTTTAATCGCATCAACTAGTACTGCTGTAGTTGCGTGTGGTGATAGATCAAATACTGAAATGAATAATAGTGGAACTTCTGATAAACCAGCTGATTCAGGAAAACCAGCTGATTATGATGACAGTGGTCATATTCTAAATCTTTAA
- a CDS encoding ribulose-phosphate 3-epimerase, which yields MKIVPSIYCANLIDLKTEITNLTKAQINQIHFDVMDGVFVKNYALSNKLVDEIKQQFPNLIIEVHIMGIDLLDKISLFKNADYLTFHYNAINDLNQAKLWINEIKKYNLKPGIALDLNNEINDIKKILNEIEVVTFMSIKPGFTGQKFEESSWTKLNLIKELKLKYPHLKFQIDGGVRWENIKKLIDCQLDWIVVGSLLFNENDYLKVVSRIKQLETN from the coding sequence ATGAAAATTGTTCCATCAATTTATTGTGCAAATCTAATTGATTTAAAAACAGAAATAACTAATTTAACAAAAGCACAAATTAATCAAATTCATTTTGATGTAATGGATGGTGTGTTTGTTAAAAATTATGCTTTATCAAATAAACTTGTTGATGAAATTAAACAACAATTTCCAAATTTAATAATTGAAGTTCATATTATGGGAATTGATTTATTAGATAAAATTAGTCTATTTAAAAATGCTGATTATTTAACATTTCATTATAATGCTATTAATGATTTAAACCAGGCTAAGTTATGAATTAATGAAATTAAAAAATATAATTTAAAACCCGGAATTGCTTTAGATCTTAATAATGAAATTAATGATATTAAAAAAATATTAAATGAAATAGAAGTGGTTACTTTTATGTCAATTAAACCAGGATTTACTGGACAAAAGTTTGAAGAATCTAGTTGAACTAAACTAAATTTAATTAAAGAATTAAAACTTAAATATCCTCATTTAAAATTTCAAATAGATGGTGGAGTTAGATGAGAAAATATTAAAAAATTAATTGATTGTCAATTAGATTGAATAGTTGTTGGTTCATTATTATTTAATGAGAATGATTATTTAAAAGTAGTAAGTAGAATCAAACAACTTGAAACTAATTAA
- a CDS encoding lipoprotein, translated as MKKLLTLLGSVGLVTSTSAIAVACENKIPAVSLSTDKNSVKEKFDDQLEEKSSEKVGSAPQTDQSIVNKSAEEVKKKEIDEAKEVVKKAEEKAKLAQEKYKDSLKKVIVLKQKL; from the coding sequence GTGAAAAAGTTATTAACTTTATTAGGTTCAGTAGGATTAGTAACTTCAACATCAGCAATTGCTGTAGCGTGTGAGAATAAAATACCTGCTGTAAGTTTAAGTACAGACAAAAATAGTGTTAAAGAAAAGTTTGATGATCAACTAGAAGAAAAATCATCTGAAAAAGTTGGAAGCGCACCACAGACAGATCAATCTATAGTAAATAAATCTGCTGAAGAAGTTAAGAAAAAAGAAATTGATGAAGCAAAAGAAGTTGTTAAAAAGGCTGAAGAAAAAGCAAAATTAGCACAAGAAAAATATAAGGATTCTCTAAAAAAGGTAATCGTTCTAAAACAGAAACTTTAG
- a CDS encoding lipoprotein, whose translation MKKLLTILGSIGLIATSGVAVVACNTSDKTKMPNENKGEEKVDLIKVAKQKDLGFISKKDNEIIKKAFIKQNSIDEKKVTVSVKGNGNGVSATGSDNNTTTNTSNGNLNDSAVIELKATNNGNETKTVTVIFEVNNNLEKLIQVKKLKGLADNKDDTILKAIDKLNPKSNLDTSKLSIERKDKKVSIKSSDSTYTGNPVEIEIESKVGVYVGLSLLSVALLASSGFIIYRSLKKKKK comes from the coding sequence ATGAAGAAGTTATTAACAATATTAGGTTCTATTGGTTTAATTGCTACAAGTGGAGTTGCAGTTGTTGCATGTAATACATCTGATAAAACAAAAATGCCTAATGAAAATAAGGGTGAAGAAAAAGTTGATTTAATAAAAGTTGCTAAGCAAAAAGATTTAGGTTTTATTAGTAAAAAAGACAATGAAATAATTAAAAAAGCTTTTATTAAGCAAAATTCTATTGACGAAAAAAAAGTAACTGTAAGTGTTAAAGGTAATGGAAATGGTGTTTCTGCTACTGGTTCAGATAATAACACAACTACAAATACAAGTAATGGTAATTTAAACGATAGTGCTGTTATTGAATTAAAAGCTACAAATAATGGTAATGAAACAAAAACAGTAACTGTAATTTTTGAAGTAAATAATAATTTAGAGAAATTAATTCAAGTAAAAAAATTAAAAGGTTTAGCAGATAATAAAGATGATACAATTTTAAAAGCAATTGATAAACTAAATCCTAAATCAAATTTAGATACTTCTAAATTATCAATTGAAAGAAAAGATAAAAAAGTTTCTATAAAGTCATCTGATAGTACTTATACAGGAAATCCTGTTGAAATTGAAATTGAATCAAAAGTAGGAGTTTATGTTGGTCTTTCTCTACTTTCAGTAGCTTTATTAGCTTCTTCAGGATTTATTATTTATAGAAGTTTAAAAAAGAAAAAGAAATAA
- a CDS encoding segregation/condensation protein A encodes MKHWQELTIDQFSGPIELLWLMIKEKKLDIIELSLIEIVDQYLAYIKQNQQLDIEIASEYLIIASQLIELKSRHLLFKDQQVDQKQAVDYDDLVYQISQYNQIKEISDRLFNAQETYLQTFSKKRSKQNFKKDLVFENPDPLIDLNDLDLDKLTEIFYSVITNSNAFKYQADFDLETEIYQTLTTPSLTVHEVILDVVNKITSQKLKEWKLEELLEILELNLKNFVVIFLAVLDLVRYQILVIDSIDDQIYIYLRKEVIENENLITQQLEVIVNESTI; translated from the coding sequence ATGAAACACTGACAAGAATTAACAATTGATCAATTTTCAGGTCCAATTGAATTATTGTGATTAATGATTAAAGAAAAAAAACTAGATATTATTGAACTAAGTTTAATAGAAATTGTTGATCAATATCTAGCATATATTAAACAAAATCAACAACTAGATATTGAAATTGCTAGTGAATATTTAATTATTGCATCACAACTAATTGAATTAAAATCTCGACATTTATTATTTAAAGATCAACAAGTAGATCAAAAACAAGCAGTTGATTATGATGATTTAGTTTATCAAATTAGTCAATATAACCAAATTAAAGAAATTTCTGACAGACTTTTTAATGCTCAAGAAACTTATTTACAAACTTTTTCAAAAAAAAGATCAAAACAAAACTTTAAAAAAGATTTAGTTTTTGAAAATCCAGATCCTTTAATTGATTTAAATGATTTGGATTTAGATAAACTAACTGAAATTTTTTATAGTGTAATTACTAATTCAAATGCTTTTAAATACCAAGCTGATTTTGATTTAGAAACTGAAATTTATCAAACTTTAACTACCCCAAGTCTTACTGTTCATGAAGTGATTTTAGATGTAGTTAATAAAATAACTTCTCAAAAACTTAAAGAATGAAAATTAGAAGAATTACTAGAAATCTTAGAACTAAATTTAAAAAACTTTGTTGTAATATTTTTAGCAGTTTTAGATTTAGTGAGATATCAAATTTTAGTAATTGATAGTATAGATGATCAAATTTATATATATTTAAGAAAAGAAGTAATTGAAAATGAAAACTTAATTACTCAACAATTAGAGGTGATTGTAAATGAATCAACAATATAG
- a CDS encoding inorganic diphosphatase translates to MKNNVISMVVEIPKGSSNKYEVDEKTKRIKLDRVLYGANFYPGEYGMIENTLDWDGDPLDVISLCTYPTLPGVEVNVRILGSIKMVDAGEVDTKLFGVFNDDPRFKEYQTLNDVPKHYRDEIENFFLQYKALQNKVVKINGWGTLDEALEELEECKSRFEEYKDRLAKGQKDQILAEWKEKGLGQA, encoded by the coding sequence ATGAAAAATAATGTAATTAGTATGGTAGTTGAAATACCAAAAGGTTCATCTAACAAATATGAAGTTGATGAAAAAACAAAAAGAATTAAACTAGATCGTGTTTTATATGGAGCTAACTTTTATCCAGGTGAATATGGAATGATTGAAAACACACTAGATTGAGATGGAGATCCATTAGATGTAATTTCACTATGTACATACCCAACATTACCAGGAGTTGAAGTTAATGTTAGAATTTTAGGTTCAATTAAAATGGTTGATGCTGGAGAAGTTGATACTAAATTATTTGGAGTGTTTAATGATGATCCAAGATTTAAAGAATATCAAACACTAAATGACGTACCAAAACACTACAGAGATGAAATTGAAAACTTTTTCTTACAATATAAAGCTTTACAAAATAAAGTAGTTAAAATTAATGGTTGAGGAACTTTAGATGAAGCTTTAGAAGAACTTGAAGAATGCAAGTCAAGATTTGAAGAATATAAAGACCGTTTAGCTAAAGGACAAAAAGATCAAATATTAGCTGAGTGAAAAGAAAAAGGATTAGGTCAAGCTTAA
- a CDS encoding lipoprotein, with translation MKKLLTLLGSIGMVPSTAAIAVVCTDRATNTGSKEDDNSNQGEKSKPENEEKPASQPSGKTNDEGSEMPGDDPKPSIQPENPKEKQLEEEQKTLDNAKKVAEKAKGRCW, from the coding sequence ATGAAAAAATTGTTAACTTTATTAGGTTCAATTGGTATGGTACCTTCAACAGCAGCAATTGCAGTTGTATGTACTGATAGAGCAACTAATACAGGTTCTAAAGAAGATGATAATAGTAACCAAGGTGAAAAATCAAAACCTGAAAATGAGGAAAAACCAGCTAGTCAACCATCAGGGAAAACTAATGATGAGGGTAGTGAAATGCCAGGAGATGATCCAAAGCCATCTATACAACCTGAAAATCCTAAAGAAAAGCAATTAGAAGAAGAACAAAAAACTTTAGATAATGCTAAAAAAGTAGCTGAAAAAGCTAAAGGAAGATGCTGATAA